Within the Macaca nemestrina isolate mMacNem1 chromosome 5, mMacNem.hap1, whole genome shotgun sequence genome, the region acttgaggtcacaagttcgagaccggcctggctaacacggtgaaactctgtctcgactaaaaatacaaaaaaaattagccgggcgtggtggtgcgctataatcccagctactggagagctgaggcaggaaaatcacttgagcccaggaaacggagggtgcagtgaaccaagatcgtgccactgcactccaccctgggcgacagagccgactccatctcaaaaaaaaaaaaaaaaaaaaaaaaaaaaaaggcgcagAGAGGGTGGGCGTGCCAGGGCCCCCGGTAGCCCAGTCCTGCCGCACTCTACCAGTCGAGCACAGCCCGAAGGCCAGGGAACAAACACAGAAGGAGGCCGAGAGGGCCCGGAGCAGGGTCCTGCCGCGAAGGGCCTGGGCTCATCGTTAGAGTGCGGCGCGACCCTACTCTGGCTGCAACCAGACGGGTGAGTGAGGTGGTAGCCCGGGATCTCCCAGAATCCGAGCTCCTGACGCGGGAGGGCCAGGGGCCTCCGGAAAACTGCGCGCGCCCCGCCCTGCCCAATCCTGCCCCGAGCCGCCCGCTCCTCCCCCGCTGCGTAGCCCTCGGCTGCCCTCTGCCGCCGCGGGGCGGACCCTGCAAGCCCCGCTGTCCCCGCCTTCGCACCGCCCACCCCCGCCTCCGGATTGGCGGCTCCAGAAATCTCCAGGCCACCCGCTTTCCGCTACCGGATTGGCTGCGCCCAGGCGCTAAGGCCCGGCCCATTTCCCCGGGTCCTTTGATCACGCGCCTGACGGCTTTTCCGGGGCCGGGGAGCCAACCGAGGGCGTTCCTGTCGGGGCTGCAGCGGCGGGAGGTAAGGCATGGCCAGGCCGGCTGGGCTGCAGAGCGCCGGCACGGGTCCACGCCTCGGGGTGCCAGGCTTCCAGGATGTTCGGGCGCGGGGCGGCTCATCCGCGTCCCCAAACACCCCCCACCTCCGGCCTGAGCCTCCCAGCGCCGTGGGAACCACCTCCTGTCCACTGTTGCTGGCCCGCATCCTAGCAGCGGCCTGACGCCCTCCCCACCCTGGCATGCCCCCTTGGCCTGGGACGATGAGCATACGACTGGGTAAGGGCAAGCTCGATGCCCCGTGCCCTACGGACACGGGGGTAGGTCGTTCATACCTTGCCCTCTGATAGAGACTCAAGCGAACCTGGGTCGCGGACCTTGGGCCATCAGCGTGCAAACCGCCCCAGGACGATCTCTTTGCTTCTGTCGATGGGGACTGACCCTCTCCACCTCTGCCTGTCAGCCCAGGCCAGGAGGGGAGGGACCTGGGCGGAGCCCTGGGTGGAGACAAGAGGAAGGTGACATCATCTTGAAGATACAATCCAGCTTTACCCACTCGTGTCCACCCTGGCACACGAAACCGATGGGGCAGAGGGTGTTCGGGCTGTATGTCTGAGGTGACACCAGGGACAAGGGCATAGAACTCAGGCATGGAGCCCATCGCTTGAAGTGGGATTGGACCAGGATGGAAGTGGAACTCCTTCAGATGCTCCCACCTCACCCCTGGCTGCAGTGCAGGTCCCTCCTTTAGACCTCATTTATCCATTTTGCTCCACTGGACAGGTACTGGCAGCCCAATGCCCCAAAAGGGCTGGGGCAGGCACTGGAAACCTGCACTTCTTTCCCCAGAAGTTGAGACTTGTAAATGTCTCTAGCTGGGCCCCGCCCTGATATAGGGATAGGAGTTGGGCAGGACTCAGCCCTGGATCCAGGCCTTCCCTTGATCCCCTTTCCTGCCAGGATTTGCCAAGACTCACTGGAGGGTTACACCCGGTACATCTACCTGGAGGATCCCTCCTCCCAGGATTTGACCTGGGACCAGTTTTCATAGATCTCCAGCTCTGGGGGAGGGATCCAGAGTCTGGATGTCACCTGGGTGCAACTGATaacctcccttcctcctccccagggagcccagtggagGCGCCCTCCCGAAGTGCCACTGCCCATGCTGACCAACCACCCAGCCCTCCGGCTGCTGATGTCATGAGTAACACCACTGTACCCAATGCCCCCCAGGCCAACAGCGACTCCATGGTGGGCTATGTGTTGGGGCCCTTCTTCCTCATCACCCTGGTCGGGGTGGTGGTGGCTGTGGTAAGGAGccctcatatacacacacagacacccacagcTTTGCTAAGGCAGGGGCTGGGTGGGCCTGGTCCAGTCTGCACAGAGTCCCCACTGTCCTGTTGAGGGAGTGAAGGGTGTGGAGGTGGGCCTCTCTCTGCTTGTGGGCCTTCCCGGGCTCAGCAGCCCCCACAGTGCTGTGTCTCTGTTGCAGGTGATGTATGTACAGAAGAAAAAGCGGTGAGTGTCCCTGTCTCCCCACCTGCCCTATCCCCACACCCATTCTGAAATTCCTGCTCATAGGCTCTGAGTTTTCTGTAAGAAAGAAGCCATCCTGATACAAGcctgaattttgttttccttgccCCAGCCTGAGGTTACTCACTGGGGAAAGTCCCTTTGTAGAATCAGGGTTGTATTCTTGGAACTATAGTGTGTCCCAAAAGGCACCCACTGGAAGTGCCCCTGCCTGGGAGAGGGAGGCGAGATGGGGCAGCCAGGTGTTTGATGAGGGTTGGGGGGCCTCCTAGGCTGAGtcccctcccctgctccccaGGGTGGACCGACTGCGCCATCACCTGCTCCCCATGTACAGCTATGACCCAGCCGAGGAACTGCATGAGGCTGAGCAGGAGCTGCTCTCTGACATGGGAGACCCCAAGGTGAGCACTTGGGCGCCAGGGGGAGAATGAGGCAAGGTGGGGGTTAGCCCTGTTCCCAGCCATACTCGTCCACACTGAAACCAGAGCCTGGTTCTGCTTACTTGGGCTGTAACTGAGTGCTGCAGACTCCCAGGGAACACAGCCCAGCCTTGTGGTGTGGTCTCTTGCCCGACAGGTGGTACATGGCTGGCAGAGTGGCTACCAGCACAAGCGGATGCCGCTGCTGGATGTCAAGACGTGACCTGACCCCCTTGCCCCACCCTTCAGAGCCTGCCGTCCTGGACTGCCTGGGGCCCTGCCGTCAGCCTGCTTCCCCTGGCTCCCCCTGCTGGGTGCTGGGTCTCCAtttctccctccacccaccctcagcATCTGCTTCCCACGCCCTCACCATCACCTCACTGCCCCCAGGCCTTCTGCCCTTTGTGGGTGTCGAGCTCACTGCCCACCCACAGGCACTCATGGGAGGTTTTCCTTCTGGGATGGGGGCGGCTGGGAGACACCTTTGCTTTCTCTAGCCCTCCTGGGCTTGGCTTGGGCATAAATCCCCAGGAGGGCTTTGGAGTTGTTTCCATGGTGATGGGGCCAGATGTATAGTATTCagtatatattttgtaaataaaacgTTTTGTGGCTAGGGGTTTTGTTGATTTCATCAAGAAGCTTAAAATGACCTTCCTCTGAGGTGATTCCAGTGCTgtttcccctcccttcccacaGCCTGAAGGACAGGGCCAGAACCCAAGTGTCACCTACCCTACCTGCCCCAGGCTTTAGGGGCACACACCACAGTAGACTCCAGTCCAGAAAAGGATATTTTTTTTATTCAAGTAACTGCAAATAGGAAACCAGAGGGGGAGCCCCAGGCTGGGACAAATCACGGCTACCCCTCCCCAACAGAACAGGGGGAGGAGGCGGCCCCTACACCCTTTATGGTCGATTTGGGCCCCCTTGCTCACTCTGCTGCAGCATCCTAGGGGCAGGGCCCCACCTTCCCTGGGACTGGGGTAGTCGGTCACCCAGCCTGCCATGCCCCAGCCCCTCTTCCCCACAAAGAGTATCTTGGGGGAGGGGATCGTGGGCAGAACAGGAGGCAATGAGGATGAACATTTGGCGCTGGTAGCAGCAGCAATGACGGATGTCGAAGAATGGAACattgaacaaaaaacaacacaactGTCCAGAGGTAGTTTGTGAACAGAGGAAAAATGGAACCAGAACCttggggggcagggaggagcaggagggggGTTGGGAGAGGGCAGGGTGAGCTCCTTGTTATTGGTGCCCCATCTGAGGAGGGGGAAATGGCTGAGTGGCGGAAGCAAAGTAGGGTGAGGGGAGCAGCCCCAGCCCACCTCAGGTGACAGCCACAGGGCTCGTGGGCCTCACCTGGACAATAAGCGACTGCATCTCCATCACCACCACATGTACTCAGATCCCAGGTGGAGGGCAAGGGGGCTGTGGCCACAGTGAAGCGGGAGTAAGGACACACCCCTCCTGCCTTCCTGGAGCCAAAGGGGGCTGCCCAACCTAGTGCAGGGACTAGGGAAGGTGGGGAAGGATGAAAAGTGTGAGCCCCATGTGATGACAAAGACAGTTTGGCTGGGGGAATCCTGGGGCCAGCACCCCCTCCACTGGCCACACCTGCTGCTGCCAGGGCAGTGGAGTAGGGCGGGCCAGGATGAGATGGGGCTTGGGCCCCTTTTAAGGCCAGGGGAACCCTCCCAGGTCCCACTACAGGAAGCCAGAGGGAACAGTGAAGGAGCAGAGAGAGCGCCCCCAAACCAAAAGCCCAGAGAGCAATGTCCCCACCACCAAGGGAGTGGGGACGCAGCAGGTGCAGGGTGCGGCTAAGTGGGATGTTAGCCTTGTCCAGGAGGGCATGTGTGTATGCGTGGGTGGGCGGGGGTAGCTGGGAACTGAGGCCAGGGGAAAACTGCTCCCCACTCAGCCCATGGGAGCCCTGCAGCGGCTGGTGTGCTGTGTAGTGTGGTGGTGAGGGCACAGGTGGAAGATGGGGGTGGCGGCCAGAGTCGGTGGTGATGGTGGGTCTGGGGAAGGGGCGGGGGCGGTGGGAGCGGAGCAAAGCTGTCCAGTCCCAGAAGGAAGCTGCTCCTCCAGTGAGGGGCAGGCGGCACGCATGGGTCACTGCTCCTCCTCCGAGGATTCCTGCGAGatgccctcctcttcctccttctcctgcgAGGTGGGCAGTTGTTGGTGTGAGCTCTGGCCTGGcccccctctcccacccccagaGGCTGGCCCCCACCCGCTCCCTGCACTCCCTGGCTCTCCTGAAGAGGGATGAGTCAGGGCTGAGTGTGTGGGTGACTCAGCAACCTCCACGGCCAGGCTTCATtcataaaaagaatttaaaaggaggaaaaaaccccacacacaTGCTGTTGTCACCCAGAGCCAGAAGCCAAGCCCCCTTGGCCCCCAAGCCCATGGAGCACAGGAGGGCAGAGCTCAGGGCAGCACTGAGCTTCAGGACGTGACTGGCTCCCTAGGGGAGAagaggtggggaggaggtggcTGGGGGAGGAAATGGGAAGGGGTGGCTGGAAGGTACATGAGCCCTCTGGTGGGTGCAGGGGAACCAGGTCCTTGGCCCACAGGGGCAGATGCTGCGCTGTGGTGCCCTGGCCCTCGGGAGTGGCCGAGGGCTGACCCCAGGCcggggtggggaggaaggggaagtgTGTGCCGCCGGGGCTCACTCACTGGGCGGGAATGTCGGGACACCACACGGGGCTACAGCCCCCGTGCCAGGCACAAACTCCAAAACAACTTGTTTCCTGTTACTCACTCTTGGGGCCTGGCCAGCAGCACCCCCTACCCCCCTCCACCCCAGCAGTGGCTCAGCTCGAGGAATGACAGCTTCAGGGATTTGAGGGGGCAGGATGGGGGTAAGAGAAGGCCAGGAGCTGGAAGGCTGGGGTGACCCTAACTGCAGTGGCCCCCTAGAGGCAGCCTCCTGACTCAGCCCACCGAGCCTTTCCACCAGCTGTTTGAGGGCCCAGAAGTGGATGGTGCCCTTCAGTGCAGTGTGGTGGGTCACATCAGAACTCCAGCACTGACCCCTACCAGGGCCCAGCTCCTTCACTGTTTCTCTTCTCCAGAGGATGATAGGAAGAACAAACCTTGCCCCTGTGGCTTCCTTTCCTCATCTCTAATTGAGGGGGACACAGGCTAGATGACTTCCCAGATTTCCCCCAGAAGTTCTGAGGATTCTAGGAGCAGGAGAGGGACCTCCCACACAActagggcagggcagggggatGTGGTCTGGTTTGTACCTGGGACTCCTCACTTCTCATGGGCACAGCCCAGGCCAGGCACCCTCCCCGCTCTGGACTTCTATAAAATCTGATGTCCCAGCAGGTCAGGGACAGCCTTTCCATAGGGGGTGCATAGCATTAGGTACTATGTACTCTTAACACCCTCACTCAAAGAGCCCACGAGGTAAGCAGCAGTCTGCTTCTTCACCTACCAGTTTTTTGGGTCTGCCCCTTGGTTTCCTTCCTGGAGTTGTGGTGGTTTTCTAGAGGGTTAGAGAAAATATCTCCTAAGTCCAAAATGCTCAACAGTGCTCACCTGATGCCCAATGGTGAGGGAGGGGCAGACCTACCTGCCTGTTCAGGGCGGCCCAACACTCTCACCCAACAGGCCCACCCAAGTCCAGCTAGCGATGACTGGCCAGCCACATTTGCCCCCTCAACATACACACACGCCCCCTACTCCCATCTCCACCCATGACTCAGAGGATATGAGTCGtgtcttagaaaaaataaaataaaaaacaaaacaacttttctGAAAGGCTGATGCCACTGTGAATCTGGCCTTTGCTGCCTGTCCCCACCCCTTCAGGCTCCAGGGGACCCCAAGAGGAGAAGGTAACATTCTCAGCCCAGGGGCTGGCAGGGACCCTCCACTCTCCCCACTCCGCCTTTCTCTAGATCAGGAAAGCCGTGGGACTTCTGACCTCATCTCCGCATTGTCCTGGGCAGGACCAACCTCACAGAAGTGAGACCTTAGTCACTGCCCCACTCTCCCCAATTAGCAAAGACTCATTGCCACCCCTGTACCAGGGAAGGGGGTGCACAACTGGGATGACTGAGCCCCTTCCCAGACCTCCCCACAGCCGTGGCCATGGGGCCAACAAGGGGATCCTCTGCTGGTCATCCACCCAGGGCTGGTCCCATCTCAAGTCTCACCCGGGTCTTGGCAGCACCCTTGTTTTTGCTTCCCTTTGGTCGGCCCCGAGGTCTCTTAGGTGTTGGCACTTCGCTGGGCTCCTTCTGTAAAGACAGAGAGGATAGTCAGGGACAGTCACTACCTGTGTTTCCATCCCCTTAGAAGACACAGCCCTCTGCCTCCTCAACAAGGTTAAGTCAGCAAGAACCAAGAACCACCTCTGACCCAGGAATCCCTTCAGGATCCAAAGCTCCAGTTTGAGCATCTTTGCAAAGTGCCTCccatccctccccttgcctccctgCGGATTTCTAAGACGCAAAATGACAAGAGCCCAGAAGACCCCTAGGAAAAGCATTCTGGGGACAGAAAGATACTGTTAGGTGGCTCTGCCCAAGTGTCAGTTCTGACACTGATCTTGGGCAGGATACGTAAtgctggagcctcagtttcctcatctataaatggtAAAGACTTCCTTCGCAGGGTTGTCATGGAGATTAAATGGGTAATGTATGGTTATCTAGCACCGTCCCGTGATCACTGCCCACCCTCTCAGATGACCTATGCTGGACACACACTCCCTGCCTGCACTTACAAACCTGGAGCCCATCCAGGCTGCCCCCAGAGAAGGGGAATTACAGCCGGACTCCAGAGATCCCTGCCATCATTCCCACTGAAATTTTAATAAGCcctaaatagaataaaaagctGCTGCATAATGCATAGAAGGTACACGGTGAAGGTGCGCCAGCTACTGTTTCCTAGGGGGCTGCCCATGGCCTGTCTATAACCAGGATCCAGTAATCCAGCACCCCTCTTGACACCTCCCACTGACCACGGCTAACAGCTGGGATaggaggggaggctgagggagctaGGCTAAGAGGACAAATGATCCCACCCCAGGCTCTAAAGGTGGCTGCCGAATTCCAACACAGCAGACACATCACAGCTCGTGTCTCCCTAGGCCCAGGTCAGCACAGACCACTCTCCACCTTATGGACAGGGAAAACCTACAGGTGAACAACCTACATCATGTTTAAAGGGCAAAGGTCAACCTCAACTCCTCTTACCTCCTCCCCAGGGAAGGGAAGTAACTGGGCTTCACCAACAGCCACCCCTCACTTGGGTGACAGCTGCCTCTGTAAGAGGCCAATACGGCCCCCCCACCAGCCCAAGTGGCCATGCTCCCTAGGGTGCCCCACAGTGCCAGGCTGGCAGCCTCATCCTTCTATGAGGACCTTGTGGGGAGAGCAGCACCAGGGTTCTGAGGGTCACTGACACAAACTCCCCAACATTTTGACTTCTTGGGCTTCAATTTCCATCCACAGTGCCAGGGGCAATGCCCATTCCAGAACTACTCATAACATGGCCTGTGCATGAACAGGTGCAGGCCCACGCAGGTACCTGTTTCTCACCTGGGATGAGGAAGTACAAGAATCAACCATAAGTACTCAGAAACTTTACAGCAAATTGACAAAAATCATTTTACGTGCACTGAAACTAATTATTAAAAACCCTGAGcttctgtgtgtttttatttttgttcattcatcttttttatttattttttttgagacagagtctcgctctgtcgcccaggctggagtgcagtggcatgatctcggctcactgcaagctccacctcccaggttcaaggccattctcctgcctcagcctccagagtagctgggactactggtgcccgacaccaggcctggctaattttttgtattttcagtagagacggggtttcactgtgttagccaggatggtctcaatctacctagtaatccgcccacctctgcctcccaaagtgctggaattacaggcgtgagccaccgcatccggctgTTCATTCATctttactacattttaaaatcaccGGTCCACAGTGGActggaaattaagaaaaaggtGAATGTTTTAAGCAAGCACTGGGTACATGACCTCTGGGGTGCTTTAGGTTTGACTTTCTGCCATTGGCTTCAGAATTCATCTTTAATTCCTCGGCCCCCCGTTCTCTCCTGGTGGTCTCTAGAGATCTGAGCAGAGCTGCAAGTGCGGCAGGAGTACACACAGGTGGGAGGACACACCCACATGCTTACTGCACAGAATTATTCTGCACCCTCCATGCATGTTCTCACCTGCTGAATGAAACTCCAGGCACCTCCCTAGCCCCAAAGGGTAAACCGAGTGAAGGAAAGGTTTGGACACCCACCTGACTCCCTACCAGCGCTGTCCCGGGACTCACCGGAGGCTGCTTGCGCGGCCTGCCCCGGCCCCGCTTCTCAGTGCCGTCCTTTTCCTGCTTGGAGGCCAAGGGCTGGCTGGACTTCGAGCTCGACTCGCTCATCTTCCCTTCTCTAAGGAGCAGGTGGAAGAGTGATGGCTGGGATGCTGGGAAACAGAAAAGTGCTTTTAGACAAACATCTCACTTCAGCCACTTTCTACCTCCTCATCACCCATACCCTTCAAGGCACACTGCAGAAAACTGTGCTCCCAGGGGCCCCGAGGCCTCCTACTCTGCCCAGGATGGAGGGGTTTGCCCACCCCCAGATGCTGCCAAGGGCGGGGAAGGGCCGTTGGCCCTAATCAGCTCCTTATCTATCTCCTGTTAAGAAGGGCTCTTTGTTGTCCTGCCTTAACACCGCCCCAATGGAGCAGGGTGGGGGGGTCCCAGGAGGTACAGCCAGCCCAGACCTAGCTACGTGGGTGAGGCCGCCCTGGGACAAAGGTGTGGGGAGGTGGGGTCTGACATATTGCCAGCATCCCCTCCTTCTGTAGCCAACTGCTGCCCTTTGCCTTTAAGAGAaaacccaggccgggcgcggtggctcaagcctgtaatcccagcactttgggaggccgagacgggcggatcacgaggtcaggagatcgagaccatcctggctaacacagtgaaaccccgtctctactaaaaatacaaaaaaaacttagccgggcgaggtggcaggcgcctgtactcccagctactcgggaggctgaggcaggagaatggcgtgaacccgggaggcagagcttgcagtgagctgagatccggccactgcactccagcctgggtgacagagcgagactccgtctcaaaaaaaaaaaaaagagaaaacccagTCTACGCAGTTCAGTGGGGACtagggaaaaaatggaaagaatgagaCCTTGCGATCTGGCAGCTACGGACATTGATCCCCTGCCCACCTCACTGACAATATTGCCTATCTGGCAAGGTCCAAGACTCAGGACCGAAAAGAGCCAATCACATAGCTAGGGGGTGCCCACCCATCAGCTCTCTTCTCTGTTCTCACCCAGGGTAAATCCCTGGACGATTCAAAGATTGGTATAAttgagggagggaggagatggTT harbors:
- the SMIM29 gene encoding small integral membrane protein 29 isoform X1; translation: MPPWPGTMSIRLGSPVEAPSRSATAHADQPPSPPAADVMSNTTVPNAPQANSDSMVGYVLGPFFLITLVGVVVAVVMYVQKKKRVDRLRHHLLPMYSYDPAEELHEAEQELLSDMGDPKVVHGWQSGYQHKRMPLLDVKT
- the SMIM29 gene encoding small integral membrane protein 29 isoform X2; translated protein: MPPWPGTMSIRLGSPVEAPSRSATAHADQPPSPPAADVMSNTTVPNAPQANSDSMVMYVQKKKRVDRLRHHLLPMYSYDPAEELHEAEQELLSDMGDPKVVHGWQSGYQHKRMPLLDVKT
- the SMIM29 gene encoding small integral membrane protein 29 isoform X4, translating into MSNTTVPNAPQANSDSMVMYVQKKKRVDRLRHHLLPMYSYDPAEELHEAEQELLSDMGDPKVVHGWQSGYQHKRMPLLDVKT
- the SMIM29 gene encoding small integral membrane protein 29 isoform X3; translation: MSNTTVPNAPQANSDSMVGYVLGPFFLITLVGVVVAVVMYVQKKKRVDRLRHHLLPMYSYDPAEELHEAEQELLSDMGDPKVVHGWQSGYQHKRMPLLDVKT
- the LOC105474477 gene encoding high mobility group protein HMG-I/HMG-Y isoform X3 yields the protein MSESSSKSSQPLASKQEKDGTEKRGRGRPRKQPPKEPSEVPTPKRPRGRPKGSKNKGAAKTRKTTTTPGRKPRGRPKKLEKEEEEGISQESSEEEQ
- the LOC105474477 gene encoding high mobility group protein HMG-I/HMG-Y isoform X1 codes for the protein MSESSSKSSQPLASKQEKDGTEKRGRGRPRKQPPVSPGTALVGSQKEPSEVPTPKRPRGRPKGSKNKGAAKTRKTTTTPGRKPRGRPKKLEKEEEEGISQESSEEEQ
- the LOC105474477 gene encoding high mobility group protein HMG-I/HMG-Y isoform X2 encodes the protein MSESSSKSSQPLASKQEKDGTEKRGRGRPRKQPPVSPGTALVGSQKEPSEVPTPKRPRGRPKGSKNKGAAKTRKTTTTPGRKPRGRPKKLVGEEADCCLPRGLFE